Proteins encoded in a region of the Halioglobus maricola genome:
- a CDS encoding NAD(P)-binding domain-containing protein, whose amino-acid sequence MNAKLYTTPPRLTTVVVVGAGQAGLSCSHYLSRFGIDHVVLERGEVANSWRTERWDSLRLLTPNWQSQLPGMGYSGDNPDGYMHMGEVVDFISGYARQSEAPVQVQTRVTGVEPVGSGYRVKTNCGDWHCMSIIVASGAFSTPTIPRFSEGMGAQVEQLDTHRYRNPDRLAPGGVLVVGAAASGAQIAREISRSGRKVLLATGEHVRMPRRYRGKDIQYWMDATGLLDEDWEQVDDVRRVRRLPSAQLMGSDDFADLDLNSLQAEGVEVVGRLAGARDGRLQFSGGLANVVRLADLKLNRMLDRIDQYIESSPDGAGAQGPATRTEPTQLASNQRLEMELASEGISTVIWATGYRPDYSWLDLPVMDARGMPRHNGGVTELPGVYLMGLPFMRRRRSSFMSGAGEDALDICHHLLAYLGRPVEWYWQKKTA is encoded by the coding sequence ATGAACGCGAAACTGTATACAACGCCTCCCCGCCTCACCACGGTCGTCGTGGTGGGAGCGGGGCAGGCGGGCCTGTCCTGCAGCCACTATCTTTCTCGCTTTGGCATCGATCACGTAGTGCTGGAGCGGGGAGAGGTGGCCAATTCATGGCGCACCGAGCGCTGGGATTCACTTCGTTTGCTCACTCCCAACTGGCAGAGCCAGCTGCCGGGAATGGGCTACAGCGGCGACAACCCTGATGGCTATATGCATATGGGTGAGGTGGTCGATTTCATCAGCGGCTATGCGCGTCAGAGCGAGGCGCCGGTGCAGGTGCAAACCCGTGTCACAGGTGTCGAGCCTGTCGGTTCCGGGTATCGCGTGAAGACGAATTGCGGCGACTGGCACTGTATGTCGATCATCGTCGCCAGCGGTGCCTTCAGTACGCCTACTATTCCACGGTTCTCCGAGGGGATGGGAGCGCAAGTTGAGCAGTTGGATACCCACCGCTATCGCAATCCTGATCGGCTGGCGCCCGGTGGTGTTCTGGTTGTCGGTGCTGCCGCAAGTGGTGCCCAGATCGCCCGCGAAATCAGCCGCTCCGGCCGCAAAGTCTTGCTGGCCACGGGCGAGCATGTGCGCATGCCACGTCGTTACCGGGGCAAGGACATTCAGTATTGGATGGATGCGACAGGGCTATTGGATGAAGACTGGGAGCAGGTGGATGATGTGCGCAGGGTGCGCCGCTTGCCGTCTGCACAGTTGATGGGCAGCGACGACTTCGCCGACCTGGATCTCAATAGTTTGCAGGCGGAAGGTGTGGAAGTGGTCGGCCGCCTGGCGGGTGCACGTGATGGCCGGCTGCAGTTCTCTGGTGGCCTGGCAAACGTGGTGCGCCTGGCAGACTTGAAGCTGAACCGGATGTTGGATCGCATTGATCAATATATCGAGTCCAGCCCGGATGGGGCCGGTGCCCAGGGTCCGGCGACCCGGACTGAGCCCACCCAGCTTGCGTCAAACCAGAGGCTCGAAATGGAGCTCGCCAGCGAGGGTATCAGCACGGTGATCTGGGCGACGGGCTATCGCCCTGACTACAGCTGGTTGGACTTACCGGTTATGGATGCCCGGGGAATGCCACGTCACAATGGCGGGGTTACCGAGCTTCCCGGTGTCTACCTGATGGGGCTGCCTTTCATGCGCCGTCGCCGCTCCAGTTTCATGTCGGGTGCTGGTGAGGACGCGCTGGATATCTGCCATCACCTGCTGGCCTATCTCGGCCGCCCGGTGGAGTGGTATTGGCAGAAAAAGACGGCCTGA